TAATATAATACTGCTTTCAATCTTCTTGGGTGTTATAGGTTTTATTTTTAATGCTATTGCATGGTCAACAATTATTAAGCATCCATATAATTCGATGTGTCTTATTTTAGGCTTAGGATTATCTTTTCTTGCATTTGTATTGTTAATTTATAGTTTAGTTAAGAAATAAAAAGCCCGACAGATTTTTAAAATCTGTCGGGCTTTATTTTAAATAAGAAATTGAACTACAAATCAAATCCAATTTTAACGCCCAATTTATTAGCGATAATTGTAGTAATTCGTTGTTTTATTTCAGGTATTTTGATGTTTTCGATAACTGCATTCGAGAACGCGTACATCAATAATGCTTTGGCTTCTTTCTGTGGAATTCCGCGTTGTTGCATGTAGAACAAAGCAGTTTCATCCAATTGTCCGATTGTACAACCGTGAGAACATTTTACATCATCAGCAAAAATTTCCAATTGTGGTTTTGCATTAATGCTTGCTTTGTCGCTCAAAAGAATGTTGTTGCTTTTTTGAAAAGCGTTAGTTTTTTGAGCTTCTTTTTCAACATATACTTTTCCGTTGAAAACTCCGGTAGAGCGATCAGAGAAGATTCCTTTGTAATCCTGGAAGCTTTCGCAGTTTGGAGAAGCGTGGTTTACCAATGTATAATGGTCAACATGTTGTTTATCTCCAATAATTGTGATTCCGTTTAAGGTACTTGTCAATCTTTCTCCAAAGTGGTAAAAGTTCAAATTGTTTCTAGTTAAATTTCCTCCAAAAGAGAAAGTGTGTACCGAAACGTGACTTTCCTGTTTTTGAGAAACATAAGTATTGTCAATTAAATTCGCTTCAAGATTATCATTTTGAATTTTGTAATAATCTACAATCGCACGTTTTTGAGCATAAATCTCAGTAACCGAATTAGTCAAAACTGGATTGTTGTTCAAACTTTGGTGACGTTCTATAATTTGTACATGTGAGTTTTCACCAACAATAACTAAGTTTCTAGGTTGTACCAAAAGAGCCGTTTCGTTTCCTGTTGAGAAATACATGATCTCAATAGGCTTATCAGCTACTTTGCTTTTTGGAATATTGATATAAGCTCCTTCATTTGCAAAAGCAGTATTCAGAGAAGTCAAACTCTCATCTTTACTAGCGATTTGATTGAAATAAGTATCAATAACCATTTTGTATTTTGGTTTATTCAATGCCGATGACATTAAGCAAACATCAATTCCCTCGTGAGTAGTCGAAGATAAATGCGAACTAAAAACACCGTCTACAAAAACCACTTTGTAAGTATCTATTTCGTGTAAAAAGTATTTTTTTACTTCACTGTATTGAATAGCATTATCTGTTTTTGGAAAAACGCTAAAGTCATTTTTTAAGATGGCGCTTAGTGAAGTGTATTTCCAGCTTTCTTCTTTTTTGGTTGGGAAACCTTTATTTTCAAAGTTTTTTATAGCTAAAGTTCTAACGTCATGAAGTTCAGAATGAACATCAACACGCTCTTCAAAAGCCATAAAAGATGATAGTAATTTTTCTTTTAAATCCATTTTTAAGCTTCTTGTTCTTGTTTAATCCAGTCGTACCCTTTGTCTTCCAATTCGTGTGCTAATTCTGCACCACCTGATTTTACAATTTTTCCGTTGTAAAGAACGTGAACAAAATCAGGAACGATATAGTCTAACAATCTTTGGTAGTGCGTAATTACAAGGACTGCATTTTTCTCGCTTTTCAATTTATTTACACCATTCGCAACAATACGAAGTGCATCAATATCCAAACCAGAATCAGTTTCGTCAAGGATAGCTAATTTTGGCTCTAACATTGCCATTTGAAAAATCTCATTACGTTTTTTCTCTCCTCCAGAAAATCCTTCGTTTAATGAACGGGAAAGAAATTTTCTGTCGATTTCTAATAATTCTGATTTTTCACGAATCAATTTCAACATTTCATTTGCTGGCATTTCTTCCTGACCTTTAGCCTTACGAGTTTCGTTGATTGCCGATCTCATGAAGTTGGTTACCGAAACACCGGGAATTTCTACTGGATATTGAAAAGAAAGAAAAACTCCTTTGTGAGCTCTTTCTTCTGGAGCTAATTCTGCAAGATCTTCTCCGTCCAAAATTACTTCACCATCAGTTACTTCGTAGTTTTCGTTTCCAGCAATTACAGCTGATAAAGTACTTTTTCCAGCACCATTAGGTCCCATGATAGCATGTACTTCACCTGCTTTTATTTCAAGGTTAATTCCTTTTAATATTTCTTTGTCTCCGATAGAGGCGTGTAAATTTTTTATTGATAACATAATTAATTTGGAAATTGGATAATTTGAAAATTTGGAAATTAGATAACTTTCAATTTTTCAAATCAATTATTATTTTTGTTTTGATGTTATTATTATTTTATTGACAATTCTTGAAATATTATTTATCTGTTCTAAATGAGAATCCACATTTGGATAATTATCTGAAAACTTACAAAGTTCTAACCAATAGATTGTCTCTTCTATTTCTTTTGCTGCAATTTTAAATTTATGAATAAAATCGGCTTTGCTTTCTGCATTCTGTGCTTCTCTAATATTGGCTCCTATAGAAGTTCCTGACTTTAAAAGCTGATTTGCAATTACATATTTTTTATTTTCTTGTAAAATTTCACAGTATTTGATTATTTCTAAAGCAAATTGAAAGGTCAATTTAATAATTACATTTTCTTTTACTTCCATTTACAAATTTTCAAATTAGCTCATTTTCAAATTTTTTATCCTACTGAACCTTCTAACGAAATTTCAAGTAATTTTTGAGCTTCAACTGCAAATTCCATTGGTAACTTATTCAATACATCTTTACTGAATCCGTTTACGATAAGTGCAATTGCTTTTTCAGTTGGGATTCCACGTTGATTACAATAGAAAACTTGGTCTTCACCAATTTTACTTGTCGTAGCTTCGTGTTCTATTTTGGCTGATGGATTTTTACTTTCGATATATGGAAAAGTATGAGCTCCACAATTATTACCCATTAATAAAGAGTCACATTGCGAAAAATTTCTGGCGTTTTCAGCTCTAGCTCCAATTTGAACTAAACCACGGTAACTATTTTGTGATTTACCAGCAGAAATTCCTTTAGAAATAATAGTTGATTTACTATTTTTACCTAAATGGATCATTTTGGTTCCAGTATCTGCCTGTTGATAATTATTGGTAACTGCAATCGAGTAAAATTCCCCAATTGAGTTATCTCCTTTTAATATTACAGATGGATATTTCCAAGTAATTGCAGAACCTGTTTCTACTTGTGTCCAAGAGATTTTAGCGTTATTCTCGCACAATCCTCTTTTGGTCACAAAATTGAAAACCCCACCTTTACCTTCTTTATTTCCTGGGTACCAGTTTTGAACAGTAGAATATTTTATTTCAGCACCATCTAATGCGATTAATTCTACAACTGCAGCGTGCAATTGGTTTTCATCACGAGTTGGAGCAGTACATCCTTCTAAGTACGAAACATAACTTCCTTCGTCAGCCACTAATAAAGTTCTTTCGAATTGTCCTGTTCCTGCTTGATTGATTCTAAAGTAAGTTGACAATTCCATTGGGCAACGAACACCTTTTGGAATATAACAGAAAGATCCGTCTGAGAAAACAGCCGAATTTAATGCCGCATAAAAGTTATCTTTTTGAGGAACAACAGTACCTAAATGTTTGCGAACTAATTCCGGATATTCTCTGATAGCTTCAGAAATACTCATAAAAATAATTCCTTTTTCAGACAATGTTTTTTTGAATGTTGTAGCTACCGAAACAGAGTCAACTACAATATCCATAGCGACATTGTTCATCATTTTTTGCTCATCTACAGAGATACCTAACTTTTTGTACATTTCTAAAAGCTCAGGATCTACATCATCCAACGTTTTATTTGGATCTACAGATTTTGGTGCTGAATAATAAGAAATGGCTTGAAAATCTGGTTTTATATAATGAACATTTGCCCATTCTGGTTCAATCATTTCCTGCCAAGCACGAAAGGCCTCAATGCGCCAATCGGTCATCCATTGTGGCTCGTCTTTCTTTTTAGAAATCGCTCTAACAATATCTTCGTTTAAACCAATCGGAAAAGTTTCAGATTCTAATTCAGTATAAAATCCGTACTCATATTCTTTGGTCTCTAATTCGATTTTTAAATCGTCTTCGGTGTATTTTGACATAATAATTATAATGTTATTTAACCTTTGGTAAGGTTAATTTCTATAGTGAGAATGATTCCCCACAACCGCAAGTTCTATTTGCATTTGGATTGTTAAAAACAAATCCTTTCCCGTTTAATCCTCCAGAAAACTCCAATATTGTTCCAGCTAAATAAAGGAATGATTTTTTTTCGACAGCAATAGTGATATCGTTGTCAACAAATATTTTATCGTCTTCGCCTTTGGTTTTGTCAAATTTCAAATCATATGACAAACCAGAGCATCCACCGCTTTTTACACCCACTCTCACGTAGTCTACAGCGGCATCAAAACCATCGTCTTTCATCAAATCGATGATTTTCTTTTTGGCAGTATCAGAAACTTGTATCATCTTAGTTTTTTTTATTTTTTTAGAAGTAAATAACTTATATTGAGTTCTATAAAAAGTACTCGCCTTCTGAAAGCTTCTTTACGTTCTAATCTTTATTTCGTCTAAATTAATTGCAAATATACTATATAAAAAACTTTTTTCCATAGCTCATAACATTTATATAACTAATAAGAAGATAGAGATTTGTTATATAATGGTTATAATTATAGATTAAAATGATATATTTATAACCTATTAACAAACCAAATAGTATTAAATTAATTATGGAAGAAACAGTACAAGCAAAAACAGATTATCAACTCGAATTTAGTGGTAAAGGGAGTGAATTTTTTAGTGTCATTATCGTTAATTGGTTACTGACAGTTTTAACTTTAGGGTTTTATTATCCTTGGGCCAAAGCAAGAAAACTACAATTTTTATATGGTGAAACGTCTTTGAATGGAGATTCTTTTTCATTTCATGGAACAGGTAAAGAGATGTTTAAAGGTTTTATAAAAGCTTTACTTATTATTGGATTTCTTTATGGGTTATTTTTTTTATTCATCTATCTTAAATCGCCATTTATGGGAATCGGAATACTTTATTTGGGTGTTTTGGCGCTGTTGCCATTCGCTATACATGGATCTTATAGATATAGAATGTCTAGAACATCATGGCGTGGAATTCGTTTTGGATATAGAGGTGACCGCAAAGAGTTTAGTTTAAATTTCTTCAAATGGCTTTTATTAACTATTTGTACTTTTGGAATATACGGTTCTTGGATGTCAATTAATATGAGGAATTATATACTAGGTAATATCCGATTTGGCGATGTAGAATTTAACAGTGATGGAGATGGCGGAGATTATTTTATGTTAAATCTTAAAGGGTATTTCTTGTCAATATTTACTTTAGGAATTTATCTTTTTTGGTGGCAAAAAGATCTTTTTGAATATTATATCAATAATTTAAGTATGAGCAAAGATGATAAAGAAATTGCTTTAAATTCAACGGTTACAGGTGGTGATTTTTTTAAATTAGCAGTTGTAAATATTCTAATTATCATTGGGACTTTGGGTATTGGTTATGCTTGGGTTGTAACTAGAACTATGAAGTATATTTTTGATAATATTGAATTGGAAGGAAATATCGATTTGAATTTGTTATCACAAACCGAAGATAATTATAAGGATGCTACAGGAGAAGATATTGGTGATTTCTTGAATTTGGATTTTGTAATGTAATATTATGAAGGAAGAAACTACAGGAGTTTTCTTTGACGGAGAATCGGCTATTCCGCAAGAAGTTGTGTTGGTTTTTGACAGTACGAAGGATGTTCTTGCTTTTGAAACCAATAATGGACAACAACATTGTTGGGAATTAAATGATGTAACTTTTGAAGTAAAATCTAAAAAAATGTACCTTGAATATGGAAAAGATCCTATTCAAAACATAAAGATTACAGACAGTGATTTTATAGGAAAGATTTCGATCTTTTGGAAAAACAGAGGTAATCAAAGCTGGTATCAAAAACTAATGGATATGGGAATCAAAGCTCATATTGGTTTTACTGTTTTTATCTTTGTTATTATTGGATTAGGATATTTTTATGCTATTCCGTGGGTAGGTGAAAAAGCGGTAATAATAATTCCAGAAGAATATGATGCTCATTTAGGAACCACTTTTTTTGCAGAGAATATTCTGTTTAACAATATTGATGTTGAAAAAACAAAGGCATTAAATTTATTTGCAAAAGAATTGAACTTAAAGAATACTAAAAAATTAAAATTTACGGTTCTAGATTCACCAATAGTAAATGCTTTTGCGCTTCCAGATGGAAATATTGTTGTTTATAGGGGAATACTCAAAACCATGAAAAATTATGATGAATTAGTTGGGCTTATTGGTCATGAAGTGGCTCATGTAAATAATAGACATTCAATGAAAATGTTGTGTCGAAATTTGTCAGGTTATTTATTTGTATCAACAATTTTGGGAGATGCTAATGGAGTTATGGCTACAATTGGAGACAATGTGAATAGTTTACAATCTTTATCTTTTTCCAGAAATTTTGAACATGAAGCTGATGTTCAGGGATTTGAAATAGTTGTTTTAAACAAAATAAATCCAAAAGGGATGTCTAATTTGTTTAAACGATTGCAAGATGAAGAAAAAGGAGTCGTCAATATTCCTGAGTTTCTAAGTTCACATCCCGTTACAACTGAAAGGATAAAAGATGTTAATGAAATGATTAAAATGAAGCCTTTCAAGTTTGAAGAAAATTTAAAATTGAAGAAACTGTTTTTAGAGATTAAAAATTAGAAAAAGACCTGAATTCATATTTTGAATTCAGGTCTTTTTTCTTGGCTATAAGTTTGAATTGGATTTACATTAACAGTAATAAAATTTTGAATTTATATCTTTGAAGTAAATTCAATTTTAAAGAAAAAATTATGAAACTGTATCCAATAGAAACAGGCAATTTTAAACTCGATGGAGGTGCTATGTTTGGTGTGGTGCCGAAAACCATTTGGAACAAAACCAATCCAGCTGATGAAAATAATCTGATTGATATTGCCGCTCGTTGTTTGTTAATTGAAGATGGAAAGCGATTGATTCTGATTGATACAGGAATGGGAAATAAACAATCAGAAAAGTTTTTTGGATATTATTCGCTTTGGGGGACACATTCTATGGATAAATCTTTGGCTCAATATGGTTTTCATCGTGATGATATTACTGATATTTTTATGACGCATTTGCATTTTGATCATTGTGGCGGAAGTGTACAATGGAACAAAGACAAAACCGGTTATGAGCCCGCTTTTAAAAATGCCAAATTCTGGACCAATGAAAATCATTGGGTGTGGGCGACTAAACCTAATGCCAGAGAAAAAGCCTCTTTTTTATCGGAGAATATTTTACCGATGCAAGAAAGCGGACAACTGAATTTTATTCAGAAATCAAATGGTGATTTTGGAGTTTCGGAAGAATTAGGATTTGATATTTTTTATGTTGATGGTCATACGGAGAAAATGATGATACCACATATTCAGTATCAAGATAAAACTATTGTTTTTTGTGCTGATTTAATCCCGACAGCGGGACATTTGCCTTTACCTTATGTAATGGGATATGATACCCGACCGTTGTTGACTATGCCTGAAAAATCAAAATTTTTGAATGCTGCAGCTGATCAAAATTATTATTTGTTTTTAGAACACGATGCGCACAATCAAATTATAACAGTTGAACAAACGGAAAGAGGAGTTCGCTTGAAGGAAGTTTTTAGTTGTGAGGAAGTTTTATAAAATTATGCAGAGAGATAAAAAAATTTCCTAAGTTCATCCATTTGAACTTAGGAAATTTTTGAAGTCATTAGTTAATTACAATTTTTGTGTCTTTTGCAAATGAAAAAAATGCTAAATCTATTCTAAAGTTGCTTTAACAAAAACTCTTTTTAATACTCCGTTCTTCTCAATTCCTTGAACAACTAATTTAAATTGCTTTTGAGTTTTATGAAATACTTTACAATGAATTAATTTAATATGCCCTAAATATAATTCGCTCTTGAAGACTTTTACAGCTTTATTATCGTAGATGTTATTTGGTTCTAATTCATATCTTAAAACATCTCCAATTGAAACTTTATCCGATGAAATTTGTGCTTCCGACAAATTAGTAATTTCTGTTACGAAAGATAAATCATCAATGGGATTAAAATCAGCTAAAAATTCAAAACTATCAGTTGGTAGCAAACCTTGTGTAAAAGCTAACATATAATATTTATTTTCTTTCTTTTTTTTATCAATCTCCCAAAAATCATAAAAGTTTTTTAAGTCTGGTCTATCTGTTCTTATTATTCTTTGACCAAAAATTTCAATTACATTTTCAGTGTAAATTTTATCTGTATCTGGGAAACCCTCGTAGTGTACAAATCCTTGTTTTTTGGCTTCGGCAACACCTTCTTGATTATATTGAAAGCGAATTCCTTCTGTAGCACTTTTTTTAATTGTGCCAACAGAAATTCTTCTACTGCCTTTACCTGGTCGCCAGATAAGGTGTATGTTTCCTATTGCTTTCATAAAAGTTGAATTAGTTTTTCGATGCGCAAAGTTACCAATTTATACATCAATTGTTTTCTTGTTTCCGATAATTTAAAGTTAATTAAGTTTTCAGGAACGTGTTTATCAATATTATTTATAAGTTCCTTTAGTACTTCTGGTTGATATTTTTCTTGAACCCTTGAAATATATTTTTCCGTTTCATTTGGATACTCTTGTAGTAAAAGGGTAACTAATTCTAGGTGCTTTCTTTTTTTTAAACTGCCTTCCCAATGAATTTCTGATTCTCCTTTTCTGATATAAGCATCAATCATTTGAGAATCATTCAATATTTTTAAAATTTTTTCATCTGTATGTTCTCTCCCTAAGCAACACCCACTATCATATATTGGGGCAAAAGAAGAATTGATAACGGTTGCCAAAACATCTGTCATTTTCTCATTTATTGCTCTACGTAATAATTCAGCTTTAAATATTCTTTTTAAATTCTTAAAATACCCACGTAATCTTTTATCTTTTTTATGAATGGCATCATTAAAAACATCCTTCACATAAGAGTAATCAATTATAATACCCCAATTTTCTTGATGCCTATCTGAATTTCCAATAATTGAATCAAAAACTATAACTTCGATTATATTATTAATACAATTCTCTAAATCAGACTGAATTAATGCTCCTTTAATGAACTGAAAAGTATATCGATCCTTATCAATTCCCGCATTATATTTTTCATCATATCCTGTTAAATAACGCTTACCTTCTATCAATTGATTTACAGAATTATCTACCATTGATTTAGACAAACAACCTACCTTCTGATTGTGATTTTCATCATATCCAATATTATAATCTAACATTGGAAAACCTAAAAATTGACCAATCTTAGAAGAAATAATTTCAGACCAAAACTCTGTCGGATATCTAATTTCTCCTTCAATTGTTTCTTTCGATCCTTTAAAAAAGTATTCATTATTTGTCTCTGGTTCCAAAGTAATATATTTACTTCTTGTTCCCCCAGTACTATAAAATTCATTTTTATGCCAATTGGAAATATCTGTAAATGTTGCTTCAAATTGGTTCATTAGATAAATTTAGTTAATAAAAAACGCTTAGTCTAATGTAGAAAAAGCGTTTGATATATTATCTTTTTATAAAAAATATTTTACAAATCAAATTTGATTCCTTGTGCCAAAGGCAGACTCGTTGTATAATTGATTGTATTGGTTTGTCTTCTCATATATACTTTCCAAGCATCAGAACCTGATTCTCTTCCTCCGCCAGTTTCTTTTTCACCACCAAAAGCACCACCAATTTCAGCTCCTGAAGTTCCGATATTGACATTTGCAATTCCACAATCAGATCCAACTACAGATAAGAAATGTTCTGCTTCACGCAAGTTATTAGTCATAATAGCTGAAGACAATCCTTGGGCTACTCCATTTTGGACATCAATTGCGTTCTCAACTGTTCCAGAATATTTAATTAAATATAAAACAGGTGCGAATGTTTCATGCTGTACAATTTCGAATGAATTTTGAGCCTCAGCAATAGCTGGTTTTACATAACAACCACTTTCGTAACCTTCTCCAGAAAGCACACCTCCTTCAACTAAGATTTTTCCGCCTTCGGCAACTACTTTAGTCAATGCTGTATTGTACATTTCAACAGCATGTGTGTCAATTAATGGACCAACATGATTATTTTCGTCCAATGGGTTTCCAATTCTCAATTGTCCGTAAGCTGATACTACTGCATCTTTCACTTTATCATAAATACTTTCGTGAATAATTAAACGACGAGTAGAAGTACATCTTTGACCTGCAGTCCCTACAGCTCCAAAAACACCTCCAATAACTGTCATCTTAATATCAGCATCTTGAGTTACAATGATTGCATTATTTCCTCCTAATTCTAATAAAGATTTTCCTAAACGGCCTGCAACAGTTTGAGCTACAATTTTACCCATACGAGTAGAACCTGTAGCCGAAATTAAAGGGACACGTTTATCGGCAGTCATTAATTCACCAATACTATAATCTCCGTTGATTAAACAAGAAATCCCTTCTGGGAGATTGTTTTCTCTAATTACTTCTGCAATAATATTTTGACAAGCTATTCCACATAATGGTGTTTTCTCAGATGGTTTCCAAACACAAACATCACCACAAATCCAAGCTAAAGCTGTATTCCAAGCCCAAACTGCTACTGGAAAATTAAAAGCGGAAATGATTCCCACAATACCCAAAGAATGGTATTGCTCATACATTCTGTGACCTGGGCGTTCTGAATGCATTGTTAATCCATGTAATTGACGTGATAATCCTACTGCAAAATCACAGATATCAATCATTTCCTGAACCTCACCATATCCTTCTTGTAATGATTTCCCCATTTCATAAGAAACCAATTTTCCTAAAGCTTCTTTATTTTGACGTAATTTATCTCCAAATTGACGTACAATTTCCCCACGTTGTGGTGCTGGCATCAATCGAAATGTTTTGAAAGCTTCGGTTGCAGTTTGCATTACTTTTTCATAATCTGCTGGTGTGCTCATTTTTACAGAAGCAATTAATTGACCATCTACTGGTGAAAAACTTTCTAAGATTGCTCCATTTGAAAAATGATTAACTCCTGTCGAAGTACCTTCGTTTATGGCTTTAACTCCCAATTGCGCTAATGCCTCTTTCATCCCAAATTGATCTGCTATTGTTGTCATTGTAACTTTTTTAGTTAAAATTGTTATATTTTTGTGTAAAGATATTATTTTAAGCTCAATTTTGATAGTCTTAAGATGTTAAAATCAATTTTGATTTTAAAGCAACTCTTTTTTAAATATCCAAAATTCAAATTAGCTATAGTAAAATTATAGTATTCTAATGGGTTGTTATCAATTTTTGCAAAAAAATACGGTCATTAAAAAAGAAGACAGTATTTTTATATTTTAAAATAAATTAATAATTCTATTTTAACATGAAGTCCATCGTATTATATTTTATTGGTTTGTTTTTGATTTCCTCATCATTAATAGCTCAGAAAAAAGTTTTTGAGGTAGTTCCTTTGGGTGTTAAAGGGGGTATTGATGAAACTAATCTTTCTGCTTATTTAGTGGCTCCTAAAAACACTACGGATTATATTTGTCTTGATGCGGGTACTATAAATGCTGGGATTGAAAAAGCTATTGCAAATAATGTTTTTACAGTATCATCCAATGAAGTTTTGCGAAAATATATAAAAGGATATCTTATCTCTCATGCTCATCTTGACCATGTTTCGGGTTTGATTATTAACTCGCCAGCCGATTCTTCTAAGACAGTTTATGCTACAAAAACATGTATGGAGATGATGAAAGACCATTATTTTAATGGTGAAACTTGGGCAAATTTTGGTGATAGTGGTGTTGGTTTTCAAATTAATAAATATCATTTTCAAACGCTTCCTTTTGGGGAAGAGACAAAATTAACTAATACTTCAATGACAGTAAAAGCGTTTCCTCTAAGCCACGGAAATCCTTTTGAAAGCACTGCTTTTTTAATCAAAAATGAAGAAAATGCTGTTTTATATTTAGGTGATACTGGTCCAGATGAAATCGAAAAAAGCAATGATTTGCGAATCTTATGGCAAGCAGTTGCTCCTTTGATTAAGGAAAAACAGCTAAGAGGAATTTTTATTGAAGTTTCGTTTCCAAATGAGCAACCTGATAATGCTTTATATGGGCATTTAACTCCTAATCATTTAATGAAAGAGCTTAGCAAATTAGAAGAATTCGCAGGAAAAGGAAGTTTACAGGATTTGAAAATTATCATTACTCATAGAAAACCGCCGACAAAAAATATTCAGAAAATTAAAGAGCAACTGAAAAAAGAAAATCCTTTAGGTGTTGATTTTATATTTCCAGAACAGGGAAGAAAATTTGATTTATAGTTCTTTTGATTCAAATCATGCTTTATTTTTTCTCTCTTATCAAATAAATATATGCTGGAAAGTGATCGCTGAAACCAATTTCAGTGAGGGAATGTCGTAATGGATATCCTTTGTATTTACCGCTTTTTTGTATTAAAAAGGGTTTATTATAAATTCCAGCTTTCCAATATTCGAAGGTTGTATAATCTTTTTGAAGTAGTGATTCTGAAACCATCACTTGATCAAAAATATCCCATGAATCTCGAAAAGCAATCGTTCCCAAACCTTTATTTGCCATTTCTTCGAAAGGATTATAAATACCAAAAAGATTAACATCCTGAATTTTACCTTTGGCTCCAAGCACTTTTTTAACACTATTATTAAAAGGACTATCGTTTAAATCTCCCATAGTAATAATTTTTGCGTTGGGATTGATGCGTTGCAAAGAATCAATAATTTTTCTATTCAAAGTTCCTGCAGCCTCCCGAAATGGACTCGATTTCTTTTCGCCTCCAGCTCTTGATGGCCAATGATTCACAAGTATATGAATCTCTTCTCCGTTTAAAAAACCAGTTACTAATAATTGATCTCGCGTATAAACCCGATAATTTTTAGTACTGACTTCAATAACATCGTCTGTTTCTAAAATTTC
The Flavobacterium sp. 5 DNA segment above includes these coding regions:
- a CDS encoding aldehyde dehydrogenase family protein, encoding MTTIADQFGMKEALAQLGVKAINEGTSTGVNHFSNGAILESFSPVDGQLIASVKMSTPADYEKVMQTATEAFKTFRLMPAPQRGEIVRQFGDKLRQNKEALGKLVSYEMGKSLQEGYGEVQEMIDICDFAVGLSRQLHGLTMHSERPGHRMYEQYHSLGIVGIISAFNFPVAVWAWNTALAWICGDVCVWKPSEKTPLCGIACQNIIAEVIRENNLPEGISCLINGDYSIGELMTADKRVPLISATGSTRMGKIVAQTVAGRLGKSLLELGGNNAIIVTQDADIKMTVIGGVFGAVGTAGQRCTSTRRLIIHESIYDKVKDAVVSAYGQLRIGNPLDENNHVGPLIDTHAVEMYNTALTKVVAEGGKILVEGGVLSGEGYESGCYVKPAIAEAQNSFEIVQHETFAPVLYLIKYSGTVENAIDVQNGVAQGLSSAIMTNNLREAEHFLSVVGSDCGIANVNIGTSGAEIGGAFGGEKETGGGRESGSDAWKVYMRRQTNTINYTTSLPLAQGIKFDL
- a CDS encoding endonuclease, yielding MIFKKNCFYLLLFFVMTNSNAQTKTFVIHTVAFYNFENCYDTINDPITNDEEWTPTGTQHWNSKKYYQKLENLARVLSEIGSSENPNAPTFIGGAEIENRSVLEDLIKQPKLIDKDYGIIHFDSPDKRGIDVALLYQKKQFQPTSFANIPLYVYREPQTIKEIIKTEAPEILETDDVIEVSTKNYRVYTRDQLLVTGFLNGEEIHILVNHWPSRAGGEKKSSPFREAAGTLNRKIIDSLQRINPNAKIITMGDLNDSPFNNSVKKVLGAKGKIQDVNLFGIYNPFEEMANKGLGTIAFRDSWDIFDQVMVSESLLQKDYTTFEYWKAGIYNKPFLIQKSGKYKGYPLRHSLTEIGFSDHFPAYIYLIREKK
- a CDS encoding MBL fold metallo-hydrolase is translated as MKSIVLYFIGLFLISSSLIAQKKVFEVVPLGVKGGIDETNLSAYLVAPKNTTDYICLDAGTINAGIEKAIANNVFTVSSNEVLRKYIKGYLISHAHLDHVSGLIINSPADSSKTVYATKTCMEMMKDHYFNGETWANFGDSGVGFQINKYHFQTLPFGEETKLTNTSMTVKAFPLSHGNPFESTAFLIKNEENAVLYLGDTGPDEIEKSNDLRILWQAVAPLIKEKQLRGIFIEVSFPNEQPDNALYGHLTPNHLMKELSKLEEFAGKGSLQDLKIIITHRKPPTKNIQKIKEQLKKENPLGVDFIFPEQGRKFDL